One segment of Streptomyces sp. YIM 121038 DNA contains the following:
- a CDS encoding CoA-binding protein codes for MYGDPATVRKILTQLGDTWAVVGLSSNQERAAYGVAEVLQRFGKRIVPVHPKAETVHGEKGYPSLDAIPFEVDVVDVFVNSELAGAVADEAVGIGAAAVWFQLGVVDEAAYERTRAAGVDMVMDRCPAIEIPRLGPAPR; via the coding sequence ATGTACGGCGACCCCGCCACCGTCCGCAAGATCCTCACCCAGCTCGGGGACACCTGGGCGGTCGTGGGGCTCTCGTCCAACCAGGAGCGGGCGGCGTACGGCGTCGCGGAGGTGCTGCAGCGGTTCGGCAAGCGGATCGTGCCGGTGCATCCGAAGGCGGAGACGGTGCACGGGGAGAAGGGGTACCCGTCCCTGGACGCGATCCCCTTCGAGGTGGACGTCGTGGACGTCTTCGTGAACAGCGAGCTCGCCGGGGCCGTCGCCGACGAGGCGGTGGGCATCGGCGCCGCGGCGGTCTGGTTCCAGCTCGGCGTCGTCGACGAGGCGGCGTACGAGCGGACGCGGGCGGCGGGCGTCGACATGGTGATGGACCGGTGCCCCGCGATCGAGATCCCGCGGCTCGGCCCCGCGCCGCGCTGA
- a CDS encoding lysophospholipid acyltransferase family protein, whose amino-acid sequence MNPWSVDAGCPRTCALRADSRVGAGGAARRYAALGRELGRSLALGERLADGDAVRVRARRVLGALGVRLDTGPVPLTVPGGGAGTLVVANHISWLDVVALLAVEPVAFVAKREVGRWPVVGTLARRLGTQFIDREGGRRELPLMVEELAKTLAQGRSVLVFPQATTWCSVSGGRFRRAAFQAAVDAGAAVRPVTVAYEAGGAGSTTAAFLGDEGFGTSLRRVVGARDLSVRVLAHAPLYGSDRKGLAEEAWTAVTGCRPVPGLPCGPAH is encoded by the coding sequence GTGAACCCCTGGTCCGTGGACGCGGGCTGTCCGCGGACCTGCGCCCTGCGGGCCGACTCCCGTGTGGGCGCCGGCGGGGCCGCGCGGCGGTACGCGGCGCTCGGGCGCGAGCTCGGGCGGAGTCTGGCCCTCGGGGAGCGGCTCGCCGACGGCGACGCCGTACGGGTCCGGGCGCGGCGGGTCCTTGGGGCGCTCGGCGTGCGGCTCGACACGGGGCCGGTGCCCCTGACCGTGCCCGGCGGGGGCGCGGGCACGCTCGTCGTCGCCAACCACATCTCCTGGCTGGACGTGGTGGCGCTGCTCGCCGTCGAGCCCGTCGCCTTCGTCGCCAAGCGGGAGGTGGGCCGGTGGCCCGTCGTGGGGACGCTCGCGCGGCGGCTCGGCACGCAGTTCATCGACCGCGAGGGCGGTCGGCGTGAACTCCCCCTGATGGTGGAGGAGCTGGCCAAGACGCTCGCCCAGGGGCGCTCCGTGCTCGTCTTCCCCCAGGCCACGACCTGGTGCTCGGTCTCCGGCGGCCGGTTCCGGCGGGCGGCGTTCCAGGCGGCCGTGGACGCGGGGGCGGCGGTGCGCCCGGTGACCGTGGCGTACGAGGCGGGCGGGGCGGGAAGCACGACGGCGGCGTTCCTGGGCGACGAGGGTTTTGGGACGTCGCTGCGCAGGGTGGTGGGTGCGCGGGACCTGAGCGTGCGGGTCCTGGCGCACGCGCCGCTGTACGGGAGCGACCGCAAGGGCCTGGCCGAGGAGGCCTGGACCGCGGTCACGGGCTGTCGTCCGGTGCCGGGACTTCCGTGCGGTCCGGCGCACTAG
- a CDS encoding M48 family metalloprotease: MGLFVYLPLVLPLTAWPVARLAAQHLHPRTATRLLASLAAVMALCSTLCLALLMVVGTAQLPGNPLPDAWSDPEVRAALPYDEVAGAAAIPALLAVCAAVGRTVWRHLAVRRRAARAVAGLKGTSVAVLGDAADGAAYAYALPGPPGRSGPGRVVVTRALLDRLGPAERRALFAHERAHLAARHHRFLLVTQLAARANPFLVPLRTATAYTVERWADEDAARVVRDRRVVARAIGKAALLAGRAPAPGLAGLAAAGPVPRRVAALLAPAPAARTRPSLFTGVGLALWCAAGGTAVSAMSSANAAVTMVLVLRAATPL, translated from the coding sequence ATGGGACTCTTCGTCTACCTGCCGCTCGTCCTGCCGCTCACCGCCTGGCCGGTCGCCCGGCTCGCCGCGCAGCACCTGCACCCGCGCACCGCGACCCGGCTGCTCGCGTCCCTCGCCGCCGTGATGGCCCTGTGCAGCACCCTGTGCCTGGCCCTGCTCATGGTCGTCGGCACCGCCCAGCTGCCCGGCAATCCGCTGCCCGACGCCTGGTCCGACCCCGAGGTCCGTGCCGCCCTGCCGTACGACGAGGTCGCGGGCGCGGCCGCGATCCCGGCGCTGCTCGCCGTGTGCGCGGCGGTGGGCCGCACGGTGTGGCGGCACCTCGCGGTGCGCCGCCGGGCCGCGCGGGCCGTCGCGGGCCTGAAGGGCACTTCGGTGGCGGTCCTCGGCGACGCCGCCGACGGCGCGGCCTACGCGTACGCCCTGCCCGGACCGCCCGGCCGTTCCGGACCCGGCCGCGTCGTCGTCACGCGCGCCCTCCTCGACCGGCTCGGTCCTGCCGAGCGGCGGGCCCTGTTCGCGCACGAGCGGGCCCATCTCGCCGCGCGGCACCACCGGTTCCTGCTGGTGACGCAGCTGGCCGCGCGGGCCAACCCGTTCCTGGTGCCGCTGCGCACGGCCACCGCCTACACGGTCGAGCGGTGGGCCGACGAGGACGCGGCCCGGGTGGTGCGGGACCGGCGCGTGGTCGCGCGGGCCATCGGCAAGGCCGCCCTGCTGGCGGGCCGCGCCCCCGCGCCGGGCCTCGCGGGTCTCGCCGCGGCGGGCCCGGTGCCGCGCCGGGTCGCCGCGCTGCTGGCGCCCGCCCCGGCCGCGCGCACCCGCCCCTCGCTGTTCACGGGGGTGGGGCTCGCCCTGTGGTGCGCGGCGGGCGGCACCGCCGTCTCCGCGATGTCGTCGGCGAACGCGGCGGTCACGATGGTGCTCGTGCTGCGGGCGGCGACGCCCCTGTGA
- a CDS encoding glycosyltransferase family 2 protein — MTHPSPDSPASAERPVPPADIVLPCLDEAAALPWVLARVPAGWRAIVVDNGSTDGSADVARALGATVVHEPRRGFGAACHAGLTAADADVVCFCDCDASLDPGLLVPFVRDVAAGRADLVLGRRRPQARGAWPPHARAGNLALSLMLRRRTGLALRDLGPLRAAHRTDLLSLGLTDRRSGYPLQMVVRAADAGLRIEERDVPYLPRVGASKVTGTWRGTWQAVRDMRRVLAEPPLEPRPRGPRAAGTR, encoded by the coding sequence GTGACTCACCCTTCCCCCGACTCCCCGGCTTCGGCGGAGCGACCCGTTCCGCCCGCTGACATCGTGCTGCCCTGTCTGGACGAGGCCGCGGCGCTTCCGTGGGTGCTCGCCCGCGTTCCGGCGGGCTGGCGCGCGATCGTCGTGGACAACGGCTCCACGGACGGCTCGGCGGACGTCGCCCGCGCGCTCGGCGCGACCGTCGTGCACGAGCCCCGGCGCGGCTTCGGCGCCGCCTGCCACGCCGGGCTCACCGCCGCCGACGCGGACGTCGTGTGCTTCTGCGACTGCGACGCCTCCCTCGACCCGGGCCTGCTGGTGCCGTTCGTCCGCGACGTCGCGGCGGGCCGCGCCGACCTCGTCCTGGGCCGCAGGCGGCCCCAGGCGCGCGGAGCCTGGCCGCCGCACGCCCGCGCGGGCAACCTCGCGCTCTCGCTGATGCTGCGCCGCCGCACCGGTCTCGCCCTGCGCGACCTGGGCCCGCTGCGGGCGGCGCACCGCACGGACCTGCTGTCCCTCGGCCTCACCGACCGGCGCAGCGGCTATCCGTTGCAGATGGTGGTGCGGGCCGCCGACGCGGGCCTGCGGATCGAGGAGCGCGACGTGCCGTATCTGCCGCGCGTGGGCGCGTCCAAGGTCACCGGCACCTGGCGGGGCACCTGGCAGGCGGTGCGGGACATGCGCCGCGTCCTCGCCGAACCTCCCCTCGAGCCACGGCCGCGCGGCCCGCGCGCGGCGGGCACGCGATGA
- a CDS encoding BlaI/MecI/CopY family transcriptional regulator, with the protein MERQDGDGREHRPRRRGQGELEAQVLAALHEAPGPVGAVWVQERVGGDLAYTTVMTILTRLLAKGVVSRERAGRSFHWRSTADEAGLAALRMRKVLDSERDRGAVLASFVTTLSAADERLLRELLGDTGVTGDTSGTGDTSGTGDTGGAAAEG; encoded by the coding sequence ATGGAGCGGCAGGACGGCGACGGGCGGGAGCACCGCCCGCGCAGGCGGGGCCAGGGCGAGCTGGAGGCCCAGGTGCTCGCGGCGCTGCACGAGGCCCCGGGCCCGGTCGGCGCGGTCTGGGTGCAGGAACGCGTCGGCGGCGACCTCGCGTACACCACGGTCATGACGATTCTCACCCGGCTCCTCGCCAAGGGCGTCGTGAGCAGGGAGCGCGCGGGCCGCTCCTTCCACTGGCGGTCCACCGCCGACGAGGCGGGCCTCGCCGCGCTGCGCATGCGCAAGGTGCTCGACAGCGAGCGCGACCGCGGGGCCGTGCTCGCCAGCTTCGTGACCACCCTGTCCGCCGCCGACGAACGCCTGCTGCGCGAGCTGCTCGGCGACACCGGCGTGACCGGTGACACCAGCGGTACCGGCGACACCAGCGGTACCGGCGACACCGGCGGCGCGGCGGCGGAGGGCTGA
- a CDS encoding DUF2064 domain-containing protein yields the protein MTARTGPATLLVIAKAPVPGAVKTRLTPPYTPHEAARLAEAALRDTLDAVLAAPARRRVLVLAGEPGPWLPPGIEVVPQAAGGLDARIAAAFAGCAGPAVLIGMDTPQVTPALLAPALAADARRDADAWFGPAADGGFWALGLAEPDPDLLRGVPMSTPTTGAAQRARLTGAGLRVRDLAVLRDVDTAADAAHVAALAPGTRFAAVLARIDRPARIDGTTRLDGTARIDGTARR from the coding sequence ATGACCGCGCGCACGGGGCCCGCCACGCTCCTGGTCATCGCCAAGGCTCCCGTCCCCGGCGCGGTGAAGACCCGGCTCACCCCGCCCTACACCCCGCACGAGGCCGCCCGGCTCGCCGAGGCCGCGCTCCGCGACACCCTGGACGCCGTGCTCGCGGCTCCCGCGCGGCGCAGAGTGCTCGTGCTCGCCGGGGAACCGGGGCCCTGGCTGCCGCCCGGCATCGAGGTGGTGCCGCAGGCCGCGGGCGGGCTCGACGCGCGCATCGCCGCCGCGTTCGCGGGCTGCGCGGGGCCGGCCGTGCTCATCGGCATGGACACCCCGCAGGTGACGCCCGCGCTCCTCGCGCCCGCGCTCGCGGCCGACGCCCGGCGGGACGCCGACGCCTGGTTCGGGCCCGCCGCCGACGGCGGGTTCTGGGCCCTCGGACTCGCCGAACCCGACCCGGACCTGCTGCGCGGGGTGCCCATGTCCACGCCGACGACCGGCGCCGCGCAGCGCGCCCGGCTCACCGGGGCCGGCCTGCGCGTGCGCGACCTCGCGGTGCTGCGGGACGTCGACACGGCGGCCGACGCCGCCCACGTCGCGGCCCTGGCTCCCGGCACCCGGTTCGCCGCCGTACTGGCCCGGATCGACCGCCCGGCCCGGATCGACGGGACGACCCGGCTCGACGGAACCGCCCGGATCGACGGGACGGCCCGCCGATGA
- a CDS encoding molybdopterin-dependent oxidoreductase — MGKPTRPTATSTARQTVEHAATGVWRSPLRGPWLTSVLGVVLLVGMTLLFVTGLLSYAAYNPGLSPVNDKTPDKGLLGFYLFPWPTRPHWLYRLTQGLHVTVGITLVPVLLAKLWSVLPKLFELPPVRSAGHALERLSLLLLVGGALFEFATGILNVQLEYVFPGSFYPLHFYGAWVFFAGFVAHVVLKLPRTVRVLRERGFRAQLRTSGPEPDRGSGLVAERPAGPTVSRRGALGLVGGGSLLLFATTAGQSFDGWPRATALFAPHGGRDPGTGPGAFQVNKTAAAVGLGRRDLVDGWRLDVVGRGRTVRLTRADLLALPQHRADLPIACVEGWSTSDQAWQGVRLRDLAALVGYEEGGEGGDGPPGVLVESLQTRGAFRRAALRDNQVRDPRSLLALRVNGADLTPDHGYPARVIVPAAPGVLNTKWVARMTFGELV, encoded by the coding sequence ATGGGCAAGCCAACAAGGCCGACGGCCACCAGCACCGCACGACAGACGGTGGAGCACGCGGCGACCGGCGTGTGGCGCAGCCCGCTGCGCGGCCCGTGGCTCACCTCCGTGCTCGGCGTGGTGCTCCTCGTCGGGATGACCCTGCTGTTCGTCACCGGGCTGCTGTCCTACGCCGCGTACAACCCCGGACTGTCGCCCGTCAACGACAAGACACCCGACAAGGGACTCCTCGGCTTCTACCTCTTCCCCTGGCCGACCCGTCCGCACTGGCTCTACCGCCTCACCCAGGGCCTGCACGTCACCGTCGGCATCACGCTCGTGCCGGTGCTGCTCGCCAAGCTGTGGTCGGTGCTCCCGAAGCTGTTCGAGCTGCCGCCCGTGCGGTCGGCGGGGCACGCCCTGGAACGCCTCTCGCTGCTGCTGCTCGTGGGCGGCGCCCTGTTCGAGTTCGCGACGGGCATCCTGAACGTGCAGCTGGAGTACGTCTTCCCGGGCTCGTTCTACCCCTTGCACTTCTACGGGGCGTGGGTGTTCTTCGCCGGGTTCGTCGCGCACGTGGTCCTGAAACTGCCGCGGACCGTACGGGTGTTGCGGGAGCGCGGGTTCCGGGCACAGCTGCGGACGAGCGGCCCCGAACCCGACCGCGGCTCCGGGCTCGTCGCCGAGCGGCCCGCCGGGCCGACCGTGTCCCGGCGGGGCGCGCTGGGCCTGGTCGGCGGCGGCTCGCTGCTGCTGTTCGCGACGACGGCGGGGCAGAGCTTCGACGGCTGGCCGCGCGCCACGGCCCTGTTCGCGCCGCACGGCGGCCGGGACCCGGGCACCGGACCCGGCGCGTTCCAGGTCAACAAGACGGCCGCGGCGGTGGGCCTGGGGCGCCGTGACCTCGTCGACGGCTGGCGGCTCGACGTCGTGGGCCGGGGCCGCACCGTGCGCCTGACCCGCGCCGATCTGCTCGCCCTGCCGCAGCACCGCGCGGACCTGCCCATCGCCTGCGTGGAGGGCTGGTCGACGTCCGACCAGGCCTGGCAGGGCGTCCGGCTGCGCGACCTGGCCGCGCTCGTCGGATACGAGGAAGGCGGGGAGGGCGGGGACGGTCCGCCCGGCGTCCTCGTGGAGTCCTTGCAGACCCGCGGCGCCTTCCGCCGCGCCGCGCTGCGCGACAACCAGGTCCGCGACCCGCGCTCGCTGCTCGCCCTGCGCGTCAACGGCGCCGACCTGACCCCCGACCACGGTTATCCGGCACGCGTCATCGTGCCCGCCGCACCGGGCGTACTGAACACCAAGTGGGTGGCGCGGATGACCTTCGGGGAGCTGGTATGA
- a CDS encoding helix-turn-helix domain-containing protein, whose product MVGQDIPDEFLEGYTRLLADASATGRGLTRDELDSRRALGERAADAGYGLRALVGAHLARARAFGAAPRAHGAPGAAPPVSAEAVLAAVEQAVDAFAEGYERAQRLAIRQEEATRREFIDDLLHGRSDFGLLAERAERFGLRLSLAHAVAVAQGDRAYEDGDDAPREVERALTGRFGDRSPLLATKDGRLVCVTTADQEDVLDFFAKQAHAATDGGRVAVGRPQPGAGGVVQSYEEALSALDLAARLGLPEPVLRAADLLVYPVLTRDRQAMADLVLNTLGPLRAARGGAEPLIETLAVYFDAGCVAAQAARRLSLSVRALTYRLERIHRLTGTNPADPMHRYTLQTAVIGARLLGWPAREF is encoded by the coding sequence ATGGTGGGGCAGGACATACCGGATGAATTCCTGGAGGGCTATACGCGGCTGCTCGCCGACGCCTCCGCGACCGGGCGCGGCCTGACCCGCGACGAGCTGGACTCGCGCCGCGCCCTCGGCGAGCGCGCGGCCGACGCCGGGTACGGACTGCGCGCGCTGGTGGGCGCGCACCTGGCGCGGGCCAGGGCGTTCGGTGCCGCGCCCCGCGCGCACGGGGCGCCGGGGGCCGCGCCGCCGGTGTCCGCCGAGGCCGTCCTCGCCGCCGTCGAGCAGGCCGTCGACGCCTTCGCCGAGGGCTACGAACGTGCCCAGCGGCTGGCGATCCGTCAGGAGGAGGCCACGCGCCGGGAGTTCATCGACGACCTGCTGCACGGGCGGAGCGACTTCGGGCTGCTCGCCGAGCGCGCGGAGCGGTTCGGGCTGCGCCTGTCCCTCGCGCACGCCGTCGCCGTCGCCCAGGGCGATCGTGCCTACGAGGACGGCGACGACGCCCCGCGCGAGGTGGAGCGGGCGCTGACGGGCCGCTTCGGTGACCGCAGCCCGCTGCTCGCCACCAAGGACGGGCGTCTGGTCTGTGTGACCACGGCCGACCAGGAGGACGTCCTCGACTTCTTCGCCAAGCAGGCGCACGCCGCGACGGACGGCGGCCGCGTCGCCGTCGGCCGCCCGCAGCCGGGCGCGGGCGGCGTCGTCCAGTCGTACGAGGAAGCCCTGAGCGCCCTCGACCTCGCCGCGCGCCTGGGCCTGCCCGAGCCGGTCCTGCGCGCCGCCGACCTGCTCGTCTACCCCGTCCTGACCCGCGACCGGCAGGCGATGGCCGACCTGGTCCTGAACACCCTCGGCCCGCTGCGGGCGGCCAGGGGCGGCGCCGAACCGCTCATCGAGACCCTCGCCGTCTACTTCGACGCGGGCTGCGTGGCCGCGCAGGCCGCCCGCCGCCTCAGCCTGAGCGTGCGCGCCCTCACCTACCGCCTGGAGCGCATCCACCGCCTCACCGGCACCAACCCCGCCGACCCGATGCACCGCTACACCCTCCAGACAGCCGTGATCGGAGCACGCCTCCTCGGCTGGCCCGCGCGGGAGTTCTGA
- a CDS encoding NAD-dependent epimerase/dehydratase family protein, which translates to MRVLVTGGAGFIGTHLVDALLERGHDVVSYDALLASAHSGPPRAARPGERLVVADVRDEAAVAQALRGVDAVCHQAAMVGLGKDFADAPAYVGCNDLGTAVLLAAAARTGVRRLVLAGSMVIYGEGRYACARHGVVRPGPRAEADLAAGRFEPLCPRCGADLTPGQVPEDAPADPRNVYAATKLQQEHLCAAWARTTGGRAVSLRYHNVYGPGMPRDTPYAGVASLFRSALARGEAPQVFEDGGQLRDFVHVRDVASAAATAVEADVAAGALTAYNTGSGEPHTVGEMAEALALAHGGPAPVTTGAYRLGDVRHITADSARLRRELGWKPVTGFAAGMREFAGAPLR; encoded by the coding sequence ATGCGGGTACTGGTCACCGGCGGAGCCGGGTTCATCGGAACACACCTCGTCGACGCGCTGCTCGAACGCGGCCACGACGTCGTCTCGTACGACGCGCTCCTGGCGTCGGCGCACTCGGGCCCGCCGCGCGCGGCCCGGCCCGGCGAGCGGCTCGTCGTCGCGGACGTACGGGACGAGGCGGCCGTCGCCCAGGCGCTGCGCGGGGTCGACGCCGTCTGCCACCAGGCCGCGATGGTGGGGCTCGGCAAGGACTTCGCGGACGCGCCCGCGTACGTCGGCTGCAACGACCTGGGCACGGCGGTGCTGCTCGCCGCGGCGGCCCGGACCGGGGTGCGGCGCCTGGTGCTCGCCGGGTCGATGGTGATCTACGGGGAGGGGCGGTACGCGTGCGCCCGCCACGGCGTGGTGCGGCCCGGGCCGCGCGCCGAGGCGGACCTGGCGGCGGGCCGCTTCGAGCCCCTCTGCCCGCGGTGCGGCGCCGACTTGACGCCGGGCCAGGTCCCGGAGGACGCCCCCGCCGACCCGCGCAACGTGTACGCGGCGACGAAGCTCCAGCAGGAGCACCTGTGCGCCGCCTGGGCCCGGACCACCGGCGGCCGCGCGGTGTCGCTGCGCTACCACAACGTGTACGGGCCCGGCATGCCCCGCGACACCCCGTACGCCGGGGTGGCGTCCCTGTTCCGGTCCGCCCTCGCCCGGGGCGAGGCGCCGCAGGTCTTCGAGGACGGCGGGCAGCTGCGGGACTTCGTCCACGTGCGGGACGTGGCGTCGGCGGCGGCGACCGCCGTCGAGGCGGACGTCGCGGCCGGGGCGCTCACCGCGTACAACACCGGCAGCGGGGAGCCCCACACCGTCGGCGAGATGGCCGAGGCCCTCGCCCTGGCCCACGGCGGGCCCGCCCCGGTGACCACGGGCGCCTACCGGCTCGGCGACGTGCGGCACATCACGGCGGACTCGGCCCGGCTGCGCAGGGAGCTCGGCTGGAAGCCGGTGACGGGCTTCGCGGCGGGGATGCGGGAGTTCGCGGGGGCGCCGCTGCGGTAG
- a CDS encoding TerD family protein, whose protein sequence is MGVSLAKGGNVSLSKEAPGLTAVLVGLGWDVRTTTGTDYDLDASALLCDASGKVVSDQHFVFYNNLTSPDGSVEHTGDNLTGEGEGDDEAVKVNLATVPADITKIVFPVSIHDAENRGQSFGQVRNAFIRVVNQADNQEIARYDLSEDASTETAMVFGELYRHGTEWKFRAVGQGYASGLRGIASDFGVNV, encoded by the coding sequence GTGGGAGTTTCCCTCGCCAAGGGCGGCAACGTCTCGCTGAGCAAGGAGGCACCCGGCCTCACCGCCGTACTGGTCGGCCTCGGCTGGGACGTGCGGACCACGACCGGCACGGACTACGACCTCGACGCCAGCGCGCTGCTCTGTGACGCCTCGGGCAAGGTCGTCTCCGACCAGCACTTCGTCTTCTACAACAACCTCACCAGCCCCGACGGCTCGGTCGAGCACACCGGTGACAACCTCACCGGCGAGGGCGAGGGCGACGACGAGGCCGTCAAGGTCAACCTGGCCACCGTCCCGGCCGACATCACCAAGATCGTCTTCCCGGTCTCCATCCACGACGCCGAGAACCGCGGCCAGAGCTTCGGCCAGGTCCGCAACGCCTTCATCCGCGTCGTCAACCAGGCCGACAACCAGGAGATCGCCCGCTACGACCTCTCCGAGGACGCCTCCACCGAGACCGCCATGGTCTTCGGCGAGCTCTACCGCCACGGCACCGAATGGAAGTTCCGCGCCGTAGGCCAGGGCTACGCCTCCGGCCTGCGCGGCATCGCCTCGGACTTCGGCGTCAACGTCTGA
- a CDS encoding methyltransferase domain-containing protein, whose translation MSTVVPPPPWGADLYEEALRAGRGPLFLRRADGWLLPLDVERWCAAPDPADRSALRRCAGPVIDIGCGPGRLVAALAAGGHRALGIDVSEAAVRHTLRLGGSALRRSVFDPLPGEGRWGTALLMDGNVGIGGDPAALLGRVAGLLAPGGLLIAEAAPVDVDERVRVRVDDGTGRAGPGGTFPWARLGTAALLGHARPAGLRPADQWTADGRCFVALRRRAARSASHSAEPAKRPAVTSSQRARNTSAGSPVARS comes from the coding sequence ATGAGCACCGTCGTACCGCCGCCGCCGTGGGGTGCCGACCTGTACGAGGAGGCGCTGCGCGCCGGGCGCGGCCCGCTGTTCCTGCGCCGGGCCGACGGCTGGCTGCTCCCGCTCGACGTGGAACGCTGGTGCGCGGCGCCCGATCCGGCCGACCGCTCGGCGCTGCGCCGCTGCGCGGGACCCGTCATCGACATCGGCTGCGGCCCGGGCCGCCTGGTCGCGGCGCTCGCCGCCGGAGGCCACCGCGCGCTCGGCATCGACGTCAGCGAGGCGGCGGTCCGGCACACGCTGCGCCTCGGCGGCTCCGCCCTGCGCCGGTCGGTCTTCGACCCGTTGCCGGGCGAGGGCCGGTGGGGCACCGCGCTGCTCATGGACGGCAACGTCGGCATCGGCGGCGACCCGGCCGCGCTCCTCGGCCGCGTCGCCGGACTGCTCGCTCCGGGCGGCCTGTTGATCGCCGAGGCGGCACCCGTCGACGTGGACGAGCGCGTCCGTGTCCGCGTCGACGACGGCACGGGGCGCGCCGGGCCCGGGGGTACGTTCCCGTGGGCCCGGCTCGGCACCGCCGCGCTTCTCGGCCACGCCCGCCCTGCGGGGCTGCGCCCGGCCGATCAGTGGACGGCCGACGGCCGCTGCTTCGTGGCCCTGCGGCGCCGCGCGGCCCGCAGCGCGAGCCACAGCGCGGAGCCCGCGAAGAGGCCCGCCGTGACCAGCAGCCAGCGGGCCAGGAACACGTCGGCGGGCAGCCCCGTGGCCCGTTCGTAG
- a CDS encoding HAMP domain-containing sensor histidine kinase, which yields MTDMLLIALYAFLGAVAAGLLGAGVLRLLRHRSLVVSLTVVVAVAVTAMLAGTLAVAWQMFLSPHDLTVVTVVVAMASVVSFATALLLGRWVVARSRDLARAARSFGTGGSFAAPAAPTTAELLALTRELEHTSARLAESRERERALESSRRDLVAWISHDLRTPLAGLRAMAEALEDGVAAEPDRYLRQIRTEVERLDGMVGDLFELSRIHAGALALTRARISVYDLVGDALAGADPLAREHGVRLVGQRIDAVPVEVDSKEMSRVLGNLLINAIRRTPADGTVAVTAERSGDGVVLSVTDECGGIPEEDLARVFDMGWRGTHARTPPAGAGLGLAIVRGIVEAHRGRAAVRNVSGGCRFEVVLPPAGAV from the coding sequence ATGACCGACATGCTGCTCATCGCCCTCTACGCCTTCCTCGGCGCGGTGGCCGCCGGACTGCTCGGCGCCGGTGTGCTGCGGCTGCTGCGCCACCGTTCGCTCGTCGTGTCCCTGACCGTCGTCGTCGCGGTGGCCGTCACGGCCATGCTCGCCGGGACGCTCGCCGTCGCGTGGCAGATGTTCCTGTCCCCGCACGACCTGACCGTCGTCACCGTGGTCGTCGCCATGGCCTCCGTCGTGTCGTTCGCGACGGCCCTCCTGCTCGGCCGGTGGGTGGTCGCCCGCAGCCGGGACCTGGCGCGGGCGGCCCGCTCGTTCGGCACCGGCGGCAGCTTCGCCGCGCCCGCCGCGCCCACCACGGCCGAGCTCCTCGCGCTCACGCGGGAGCTGGAGCACACCAGCGCGCGCCTCGCCGAGTCCCGGGAGCGGGAACGGGCCCTGGAGAGCTCGCGCCGCGACCTCGTCGCCTGGATCTCGCACGACCTGCGCACCCCGCTCGCGGGCCTGCGCGCCATGGCCGAGGCCCTGGAGGACGGCGTGGCCGCCGAGCCCGACCGCTATCTGCGCCAGATCCGTACGGAGGTCGAGCGCCTGGACGGCATGGTGGGCGACCTGTTCGAACTCTCCCGCATCCACGCCGGGGCCCTCGCGCTCACGCGCGCACGGATCTCCGTCTACGACCTGGTGGGCGACGCCCTGGCCGGGGCCGACCCGCTCGCCCGCGAGCACGGCGTACGCCTCGTGGGGCAGCGCATCGACGCCGTGCCGGTGGAGGTCGACAGCAAGGAGATGAGCAGGGTCCTCGGCAATCTCCTGATCAACGCGATCCGCAGGACACCCGCGGACGGGACGGTCGCCGTCACGGCGGAGCGGTCCGGCGACGGAGTCGTCCTGTCGGTGACGGACGAGTGCGGCGGCATCCCGGAGGAGGACCTGGCGCGGGTCTTCGACATGGGCTGGCGCGGGACCCACGCGCGGACCCCGCCTGCGGGCGCCGGGCTCGGCCTCGCCATCGTGCGCGGCATCGTCGAGGCCCACCGGGGCCGGGCGGCCGTGCGCAACGTCTCCGGCGGCTGCCGCTTCGAGGTGGTCCTGCCACCGGCCGGGGCGGTGTAG